DNA sequence from the Aquificaceae bacterium genome:
AAGGTAGGCTCCAAAGAAAAGCCAGACTATCAAGGACCACACTTCCTTTGGGTCCCAGCTCCAGTATCCCCCCCAGGCTTCATTCGCCCAGGCAGCCCCCAGTATTATGGAGGCGGTCCATATGGGGAAAACTACCACTATGGACTTGTAAGTTATCTCATCAAGAAGCTCCCTTGAGGGCAGAGGCAGGTTTGGGAACCTGTCCTTGAGAAGGTAAAGAACTGCACCACCAAAACCAACAGTAAAGCCCGCATAACCCGTAAAGGCGGTGACCACATGCAGATAGAGCCAGTAGCTCCTCAGTGCTGGCATGAGGGGCACTATCTCCTTGGAGGCATAGAAGATGGCAAAAGCAGAAAGGCCAAAGACAACGGGCACCACCACAGCACCGAGAAGTCTTATACCGTATTTTCTCTCCAGAAGGAGATATATAAAGCCCACTACAAAGCTCCAGAAGGTGAGGGCTTCAAAGAGGTTGCTCCAGGGTGGATGGGGAACGCCAAGCTCATAGGTCTGAATGGTTCTTCTTACCATGCCGGCAAGGTTCAGGGCAAGGCCAAGAGAAAGGCTTAAAGTTGCCATGTTCTGCACCAGCCTGTCTCTGAGAAAGAGGGTGCTCAAATATACCACAGAGGACAGGGCATATGCCAGCGTGGCAGATTTATACCAGAAGGTATTGTCAAGCCTGAGGGTTCCAAGAAGCCCACCGAGCAGGAGTATGGAAAGCCAGAGCAGAAAACCGTAGGACCTCGTCTTCTCTCTTTCAAAGGTTATTTCTCTCATAACTCCTATAAATATAACCTATTCAGCCGGTTTTACATCCACCTTTATATCTACGCTTACCTCGGGATGAAGCTTGAGTGTGACCGTGTATACACCCACATCCTTTATGGGGTTTTTTAGCATGACCTTTTTCCTGTCT
Encoded proteins:
- the ccsB gene encoding c-type cytochrome biogenesis protein CcsB, encoding MREITFEREKTRSYGFLLWLSILLLGGLLGTLRLDNTFWYKSATLAYALSSVVYLSTLFLRDRLVQNMATLSLSLGLALNLAGMVRRTIQTYELGVPHPPWSNLFEALTFWSFVVGFIYLLLERKYGIRLLGAVVVPVVFGLSAFAIFYASKEIVPLMPALRSYWLYLHVVTAFTGYAGFTVGFGGAVLYLLKDRFPNLPLPSRELLDEITYKSIVVVFPIWTASIILGAAWANEAWGGYWSWDPKEVWSLIVWLFFGAYLHARQMLGWKGKRTAWMVVFGFITVLICFFAVNLFFPGLHSYATD